The stretch of DNA CCGAGGATGCCCGGGACAGCGCGTTCCGGGGCGGCTGTCCCGGATGAGCGGACCGCCGGACGGCCCACAGGTCGGGGCAACCGCGGCGCGACGCCCGGACCGCCGACGCAACCGTTTAGTTACGCTCCGGTGAACCGTCGCGTATGGCACGGGACGAACTCGCGGACGCCAGCGATCACCTCGAATCGGCAGCCGACGAGACCGACAGCGACGCCGCCGCCGAGCGGCTGGGCGAGCTCGCCGACCAGCTCGACCGGCTCGCGACCGCCGATCGAGGCCCGGACCACGGCCGACTGGCACGCATCCAGTCCGCCATCGACGAGGTGCGGTCGGGCGACGGCGCGGACGTGGCCGAGGCCCTCGACGCGGCCGACGACCGCATCGACGACTACCGGGCGGACCTCGAAGGGGTCTGAAACGCCGACCAACGGGCCACCTGTTGAGACTGTCACACGTTAAGGGGCCACACGCGGTAGGTCGGGTATGGACACCGCCATCGACCACGCGGCCCACGAGGAGGGGCGCGGCGGGAACTACTGGCACCTCGACCCGACGCTGCGGCGCGAACTCCGGCGCGTCCTCGCCGACGACGAGTTCGCGTGGGCCGAGTCGCGGCTCGCGGACTTTGGCGAACTCGCGGCGACGACGCTCGCGGACAACGCCGACCACGTCGACAGCGTCGGGCTGACACTCGACACGTACGACCGGTACGGCGACGTCGCCAACCGGGTGAACTACCCGGCGGAACACCGCGAGAGCGAGCGGCTGACCTACGAGTCCGGCATCGTCGCCGACGCCTTCCGCGCGCCGCCCGACCGGGACGAGCCGCTGCCGCTGTCGCACTTTCTGGGGATGCTCTCGCTGCTGTCCTACAGCGATCCGGGACTGGCCTGTCCGGTGGCGATGACCGCCGGCGCGGCGCTGGTCCTGGAGAAGTTCGACGACGGGACGCTCGCCGACTACTACGACGGCCTGACCGCCCGGGACCACGACGACCTCGTCGAGGGCGCGATGTTCCTCACGGAGCGCCAGGGCGGCAGCGACGTCGGCGCGACGGAGACCACCGCCGAGTACGACGACGACGCCGACTGCTACCGGCTGACCGGCGAGAAGTGGTTCTGCTCGAACCTCGACGCCGAGGGGACGCTGGCGCTGGCCCGCCGGCCCGACGCCCCCGACGGGACCGAGGGACTGTCGCTGTTCCTGGTCCCCCACACCACCCGCGACGGCGAGCTGAACGACCAGCTGTACCGCCGGCTGAAGGACAAGCTCGGGACCGTCTCCGTCCCCACCGGCGAGGTGGAGTTCCGCGGCGCGGAGGCGTCCCTCGTCGGCGAGCCCGAGGACGGGTTCAAGCAGATGGCGGAGATGCTGAACCTCGAACGGCTCGCCAACGCCGCCGCGGCCTGCGGGATCATCGGGCGGGCGCTGCTGGAGGCGACGGTCCACGCCGCCGACCGCGAGGCGTTCGGCGACACCGTCGACCGGTACCCGCTGATGCGGGCCGACCTCGTGGACATGACCGTCGACCACGAGGCGGCGACGGCGTTCACCTTCGAGGCCGCGCGGCTGCTCTCCGAACGCGAGCGCGCCCAGCGCGCCGGCGAGTCGGCCGACGACGAGTACCGACTCATGCGCCTGCTCGTCCCCATCGCGAAGCTCCGGACCGGCCGGATGGCCGTCGACACGACCTCCTACGCGATGGAGGTCCTGGGCGGCAACGGCTACGTCGACGACTTCGTGACGAACCGGCTGCTGCGAGACGCGCAGGTGCTGCCGATCTGGGAGGGGACCGAGAACGTCCTCTCGCTGGACGTGTTGCGGGCGCTGGATCGGGAGGACGCCCACGAGCCGCTGCTGGCCGCGATCGACGACCGCCTCGGCTCGGTCGACCACCCGGCGCTGGCCGACGCCGTCGCCGCCGCCCGCGAGG from Haloarcula litorea encodes:
- a CDS encoding DUF7553 family protein — its product is MARDELADASDHLESAADETDSDAAAERLGELADQLDRLATADRGPDHGRLARIQSAIDEVRSGDGADVAEALDAADDRIDDYRADLEGV
- a CDS encoding acyl-CoA dehydrogenase family protein, which gives rise to MDTAIDHAAHEEGRGGNYWHLDPTLRRELRRVLADDEFAWAESRLADFGELAATTLADNADHVDSVGLTLDTYDRYGDVANRVNYPAEHRESERLTYESGIVADAFRAPPDRDEPLPLSHFLGMLSLLSYSDPGLACPVAMTAGAALVLEKFDDGTLADYYDGLTARDHDDLVEGAMFLTERQGGSDVGATETTAEYDDDADCYRLTGEKWFCSNLDAEGTLALARRPDAPDGTEGLSLFLVPHTTRDGELNDQLYRRLKDKLGTVSVPTGEVEFRGAEASLVGEPEDGFKQMAEMLNLERLANAAAACGIIGRALLEATVHAADREAFGDTVDRYPLMRADLVDMTVDHEAATAFTFEAARLLSERERAQRAGESADDEYRLMRLLVPIAKLRTGRMAVDTTSYAMEVLGGNGYVDDFVTNRLLRDAQVLPIWEGTENVLSLDVLRALDREDAHEPLLAAIDDRLGSVDHPALADAVAAAREAESELGSALATLATADRDYAQLSAKRLAHFVFDVFTAALLLAEAQDAIDEGNGRLALVARRFVDRELADGEARGITSGDRLPLEWFEPVVRHEPVDPATLADAVPADD